In Bacteroidales bacterium, the following are encoded in one genomic region:
- the secA gene encoding preprotein translocase subunit SecA, whose translation MAILDKILGTFLGNKSEKDIKKLLPAVEKINEEYAKFADISNDQLREKTQNLKKEINDFFKTEKDEIDSLKADIEADKFDMLEREDVYKRIDKLEETIDKKIEDKLNELIPQAFAIIKDTARRFFENETLEVTANDFDQELAPHREDITIKGKKAIYSNKWLAGGTQITWDMIHYDVQLIGGIILHQGQIAEMATGEGKTLVATLPVFLNALTGRGVHMVTVNDYLAKRDAEWMGTLYQFHGLSVDCIDKHQPNSEARRSAYKADITFGTNNEFGFDYLRDNMALSPNDLVQRRHNYVIVDEVDSVLVDDARTPLIISGAVSRGGQSKDEELFKELKTKVVQLHKVQRQLVTKLLTDAKRLLKSEDKKEREQGAIYLLRAHKGLPKNTAIIKFLSEEGMKTLVYKTENIYLAENAKRMPEITEELYFVIEEKNNSIELTDKGIDLISAEVDEKDFFVLPDIGSIIADLENSGKSEKEILLEKDKLLTDYSVKTVRVHAINQLLKAYAMFEKDVEYVLIDNQVKIVDEQTGRIMEGRRYSDGLHQAIEAKENVKVEASTQTYATITLQNYFRMYHKLAGMTGTAETEAKEFWDIYELDVTVIPTNVPIVRDDRQDFVYKTKREKYNAVIFEVNDLVKAGRPVLVGTTSVEISELLSRMLKIRKIEHNVLNAKLHQREADIVAKAGQAGIVTIATNMAGRGTDIKLTKEVKEAGGLAIVATERHDSRRVDRQLRGRSGRQGDPGSSQFFVSLEDDLMRMFGSDKISGLMDRMGLKDGEVIQHSMISKSIERAQKKVEENNFGIRKRLLEYDDVMNAQREVIYKLRKHALYGDRLSVDLANMLYDTCTSVVHDNYGFDYEDFKLELLRNLVVESPVSEEEFKELKPQKITDLVFDIVVEDFKRRKQSIVDQAYPVIKNVYETMSGQYKNIDVPITDGINIYHIIVNLEKAYETKGKQVAIEFEKQIVLSTIDASWKENLREMDDLKQSVQNASYEQKDPLLIYKFESYELFKSMLDINNKTVVNALLKAKLHSQNAGEIQQGRVQKLDVSKYDTEKEEYSREASGQGQGQGKQKTEPIRVGKKIGRNDIVKVKYKTGKVVETKYKKVIIDIESGDAVLIE comes from the coding sequence ATGGCAATATTAGACAAAATACTCGGAACATTTCTCGGAAATAAATCCGAAAAAGATATAAAAAAGCTTTTACCTGCAGTAGAAAAGATAAATGAAGAATATGCAAAGTTTGCTGATATATCAAATGATCAGTTAAGAGAAAAAACTCAAAACCTGAAAAAAGAAATCAATGATTTTTTTAAGACAGAAAAAGATGAAATTGATTCTTTGAAAGCTGATATAGAAGCTGATAAGTTTGATATGCTCGAAAGAGAAGATGTGTATAAAAGAATTGATAAACTTGAAGAAACCATTGATAAAAAAATTGAAGATAAGTTAAATGAACTTATTCCTCAAGCATTTGCAATTATTAAAGATACGGCAAGAAGATTCTTTGAAAATGAAACATTGGAAGTTACAGCAAATGATTTTGACCAAGAACTTGCACCTCACAGAGAGGATATTACAATTAAGGGAAAAAAAGCAATATACAGCAATAAATGGTTAGCCGGAGGAACCCAAATTACTTGGGATATGATCCATTACGATGTTCAATTAATTGGTGGTATTATATTGCATCAAGGGCAAATTGCAGAGATGGCAACAGGTGAAGGAAAAACACTGGTAGCCACTTTGCCAGTATTCCTTAATGCCCTGACAGGCAGAGGTGTACACATGGTTACCGTTAACGACTATCTCGCAAAACGTGATGCGGAATGGATGGGAACTTTATACCAATTCCACGGATTAAGTGTTGACTGTATTGATAAACATCAACCAAATTCAGAAGCAAGAAGAAGTGCTTACAAGGCAGATATTACTTTTGGTACAAATAACGAATTCGGTTTTGATTATTTGAGAGACAACATGGCTCTGAGTCCGAATGATTTGGTACAAAGAAGACATAATTATGTAATAGTCGATGAAGTTGATTCAGTTTTGGTTGATGATGCAAGAACACCGTTAATTATTTCAGGCGCCGTATCAAGAGGCGGACAATCAAAAGATGAAGAACTTTTCAAAGAATTAAAAACGAAAGTTGTTCAACTACACAAAGTTCAACGGCAACTTGTTACAAAACTGTTAACAGATGCAAAACGCTTGCTTAAATCAGAAGACAAAAAAGAACGTGAACAAGGCGCAATATATTTATTAAGAGCTCATAAAGGGCTGCCGAAAAATACAGCCATAATTAAGTTCTTGAGTGAAGAGGGCATGAAAACATTAGTGTATAAAACGGAAAATATTTATCTCGCCGAAAATGCAAAAAGAATGCCCGAAATAACTGAAGAGTTATACTTTGTAATTGAAGAAAAAAATAATTCTATTGAATTAACTGATAAAGGTATAGATTTGATTTCTGCTGAAGTTGATGAAAAAGATTTTTTTGTACTTCCTGATATAGGTTCCATAATTGCCGATTTAGAAAATTCAGGAAAAAGTGAAAAAGAAATACTTTTAGAGAAAGATAAATTACTTACAGATTATTCTGTAAAAACTGTCAGAGTTCATGCTATTAACCAATTACTGAAAGCCTATGCAATGTTTGAGAAAGATGTTGAATATGTTCTGATTGACAATCAAGTAAAAATAGTAGATGAACAAACAGGCCGTATTATGGAGGGAAGAAGATATTCCGACGGTTTACATCAAGCAATTGAAGCAAAAGAAAATGTTAAGGTTGAAGCATCTACACAAACCTATGCAACAATAACTTTGCAGAATTATTTCAGAATGTACCATAAACTTGCAGGTATGACCGGTACTGCTGAAACTGAAGCAAAAGAATTTTGGGATATTTACGAATTAGATGTTACTGTTATCCCCACAAATGTACCAATCGTTCGTGATGACAGACAAGATTTTGTATATAAAACAAAGCGAGAAAAATATAATGCTGTAATATTTGAAGTTAATGATCTCGTTAAAGCAGGAAGACCTGTTCTGGTAGGTACAACATCTGTTGAAATTTCTGAATTATTAAGCCGAATGTTGAAGATCAGAAAAATTGAACATAATGTTCTAAATGCAAAATTGCATCAAAGAGAAGCCGATATTGTGGCAAAAGCAGGACAAGCAGGAATTGTTACAATTGCTACGAACATGGCCGGTCGGGGTACAGATATTAAGCTGACAAAAGAAGTAAAAGAAGCCGGAGGATTAGCTATTGTTGCTACAGAAAGACATGATTCTCGTCGCGTTGACAGACAGTTAAGAGGTCGTTCCGGTCGTCAAGGCGATCCGGGTTCTTCTCAATTCTTTGTCTCCCTCGAAGATGATTTGATGAGAATGTTCGGGTCTGACAAAATATCCGGTCTTATGGATCGTATGGGATTAAAAGACGGAGAAGTAATTCAACATTCAATGATATCCAAATCAATTGAAAGAGCTCAAAAGAAAGTTGAAGAAAATAACTTTGGTATTCGTAAACGTCTTCTTGAATATGATGATGTGATGAATGCTCAAAGAGAAGTTATTTATAAATTAAGAAAACATGCTTTATACGGCGATCGTTTAAGTGTTGATTTGGCAAATATGCTTTATGATACTTGCACCAGTGTTGTACATGACAATTACGGTTTTGATTATGAAGACTTCAAACTGGAACTCTTAAGAAATTTAGTTGTTGAGTCTCCTGTTTCAGAAGAAGAATTTAAAGAATTGAAACCTCAAAAGATTACGGATCTTGTTTTTGATATCGTTGTTGAAGATTTTAAACGAAGGAAACAATCTATTGTGGATCAGGCATATCCTGTGATAAAAAATGTATATGAAACAATGTCAGGTCAATATAAAAATATTGATGTTCCCATTACAGACGGTATCAATATTTATCATATCATTGTAAATCTTGAAAAAGCATACGAAACTAAAGGAAAGCAAGTAGCAATAGAATTTGAGAAGCAAATTGTTTTATCAACAATTGATGCATCATGGAAAGAGAATCTTCGTGAAATGGATGACTTAAAACAATCTGTTCAAAATGCATCCTATGAACAAAAAGACCCTTTGTTGATTTATAAGTTTGAGTCTTATGAATTATTTAAAAGTATGCTTGACATTAACAACAAAACTGTTGTTAATGCATTATTGAAAGCTAAACTACATTCACAAAACGCAGGTGAAATACAACAAGGAAGAGTTCAAAAATTGGATGTAAGCAAGTATGACACTGAAAAAGAAGAATATTCGAGAGAGGCTTCCGGTCAAGGTCAAGGACAGGGCAAACAAAA
- a CDS encoding DUF86 domain-containing protein: MPELEIKYSHQIIAGRNRITHAYDAVNNAIIWGIVINHLTDLKIEVEELLK, translated from the coding sequence ATACCTGAACTCGAAATAAAATATTCGCATCAAATTATTGCCGGTCGAAACAGAATAACACATGCTTATGATGCCGTAAACAATGCAATAATTTGGGGAATAGTAATTAATCATCTAACAGATTTAAAAATTGAAGTAGAAGAATTATTAAAATAG
- the pepT gene encoding peptidase T, translating to MKQVKNKFLKYIKFDTQSNPESNTIPSTVKQFELAKVLQTELEQLELKNIKLTDKCYLYATLPANTDKEVPTIGFIAHLDTSPDTTAENVNPQIIENYNGKDIILNEEDEVVLSPVDFPELKKYIGQDLITTDGKTLLGADDKAGITAIITALEYLIKNPEIKHGEIKTAFTPDEEIGKGADHFDLNYFNADFAYTIDGGEIGELEYENFNAASLNVTVKGRNVHPGTAKNQMINSINVAHEFHAMFPNIKRPEHTEGYEGFYHLTDIKGKIDETKMSYIIRDHDKKKFEEMKEHANHVADLLNKSHHKELITIEIKDSYYNMREKIEPVMHIIETAKQAMINADIKPIIKPIRGGTDGSRLSYMGLPCPNIFTGGHNFHGKYEYIPIKSMEKAAEVIVNIAKIVHDK from the coding sequence ATGAAACAAGTAAAGAATAAATTCTTAAAATATATAAAATTTGATACTCAATCAAATCCGGAATCTAATACTATACCAAGTACAGTTAAACAATTTGAACTTGCCAAAGTATTGCAAACCGAACTTGAACAATTAGAATTAAAAAACATAAAACTGACAGATAAATGTTATTTATATGCTACTTTGCCGGCAAATACCGATAAAGAAGTTCCGACAATCGGATTTATTGCTCATTTGGATACATCACCGGATACAACTGCAGAAAATGTTAATCCTCAAATAATTGAGAATTATAACGGAAAAGATATTATTTTAAATGAAGAAGATGAAGTTGTGTTATCCCCTGTTGATTTTCCGGAACTTAAAAAATATATCGGACAAGATTTGATTACAACTGACGGAAAAACATTACTCGGTGCTGATGATAAAGCAGGTATAACAGCAATTATTACAGCATTAGAATACCTGATTAAAAATCCTGAAATAAAACACGGAGAAATTAAAACAGCATTTACACCTGATGAAGAAATCGGAAAAGGAGCCGATCATTTTGATCTTAATTATTTTAATGCTGATTTTGCTTATACAATTGACGGTGGTGAAATCGGGGAATTAGAATACGAAAACTTCAATGCAGCAAGTTTGAATGTTACGGTCAAAGGCAGAAATGTTCATCCCGGAACTGCAAAGAACCAAATGATTAATTCAATCAATGTGGCACATGAATTTCATGCTATGTTTCCAAATATTAAACGTCCGGAACATACTGAAGGATATGAGGGCTTTTATCATTTAACTGATATAAAAGGAAAAATTGACGAAACAAAGATGTCATACATTATCAGAGACCATGATAAAAAGAAATTCGAAGAAATGAAAGAACATGCAAATCATGTTGCAGATCTTTTGAACAAATCTCATCATAAAGAATTGATAACAATTGAGATTAAGGACAGTTATTATAATATGCGTGAAAAAATTGAACCCGTTATGCATATTATTGAAACAGCAAAGCAAGCAATGATTAATGCTGATATAAAACCAATTATAAAACCAATTAGAGGCGGAACCGATGGATCTCGTTTATCATACATGGGCTTACCTTGTCCTAATATTTTTACAGGTGGACATAACTTCCACGGAAAATATGAATATATTCCGATAAAATCAATGGAAAAAGCAGCAGAAGTTATTGTAAATATTGCAAAAATTGTGCATGATAAATAA
- a CDS encoding ATP-dependent Clp protease ATP-binding subunit, whose protein sequence is MNNKYSKQLNKVLSFSREEAVRLGNDYISNEHLFLGILREGSSNVLQILVDFGIDLNIVKKSIESKIKDNDALSDRHPDELPLLKSSARVLKIVYFEARDFKEKIATPDHLVLAILKEEKEQNGIIFQIFNDGDLSYDKLKDILISTFINEAGGPDDPIEDDEDYDDGDFDDDEVFEDRGRKTKKRTDSDTPVLDNFGFDLTKAALEDKLDPIVGRQDEIERLVQILSRRKKNNPVLIGEPGVGKSAIVEGLAIKITENNVSRVLFNKRIVNLDMASVVAGTKYRGQFEERMKSILNELQDNPNVILFIDEIHTIIGAGGASGSLDASNMLKPALARGEIQTIGATTLNEYRQHIEKDGALERRFQKIMVNPTTSEETREILENIKDKYEDHHNVTYTSNALDSCVKLTDRYISDRHLPDKAIDALDEAGSRVHIMNLKVPEDISGIENKIEELIKNKQTAINNQEFEKAASIRDNERILLNELEKAKDLWSENLSENKETVDQPDIEKVVAMMTGIPATRIAKAESVRLLEMKSKLKEKVIGQDEAVEKIVKAIQRNRAGLKDPGKPIGSFIFLGPTGVGKTHLAKKLSEFLFDTEEALVRVDMSEYMEKFSVSRLIGAPPGYVGHEEGGQLTEKIRRKPYSVILLDEIEKAHPDVFHILLQVFDDGQLTDSLGRRVDFKNTVVIMTSNVGARKLADFGKDIGFGGNVDDEEHSKSVITKALKRTFAPEFLNRIDDVVLFNTLKKEHIFEIIDIELKGLYKRVSDLGYTLNITPEAKEFIAGKGLDIKYGARPLKRAIQKYLENEMAEVIIEASITEGDEIKVGIDKKKEKIKIDIINNKNEENNNETSKE, encoded by the coding sequence ATGAATAATAAATATTCAAAACAATTAAATAAAGTATTATCCTTCAGCAGAGAAGAAGCTGTAAGGCTCGGTAACGATTATATCAGTAATGAACATTTATTTCTCGGAATATTAAGAGAAGGTTCTTCTAATGTACTTCAAATATTAGTAGATTTTGGTATTGACTTGAATATTGTTAAAAAATCAATTGAAAGTAAAATAAAAGATAATGATGCTTTAAGTGACAGGCATCCCGATGAATTACCATTACTTAAATCCTCTGCCAGAGTCTTAAAGATTGTTTATTTTGAAGCACGTGATTTTAAAGAAAAAATTGCAACACCGGATCATTTAGTATTGGCTATCTTAAAAGAGGAAAAAGAACAAAACGGTATTATATTTCAAATCTTCAATGATGGTGATTTAAGTTATGATAAATTAAAAGATATTTTAATCAGTACATTCATTAATGAAGCCGGAGGACCGGATGATCCGATTGAAGACGATGAAGATTATGATGATGGAGATTTTGATGATGATGAAGTTTTTGAAGACAGAGGAAGAAAAACAAAAAAAAGAACAGATAGTGATACTCCTGTACTGGACAATTTTGGATTTGACCTTACAAAAGCTGCATTGGAAGATAAATTAGACCCAATTGTCGGAAGACAAGATGAAATTGAACGTTTGGTTCAAATTCTCAGCAGAAGGAAGAAAAACAATCCGGTTTTAATTGGTGAACCGGGTGTAGGAAAATCTGCTATCGTTGAAGGATTAGCAATTAAAATAACTGAAAATAATGTATCAAGAGTTCTTTTTAACAAACGAATTGTTAATCTTGATATGGCATCAGTAGTTGCCGGAACAAAATACAGAGGACAATTTGAAGAAAGAATGAAATCAATTTTAAACGAACTTCAAGATAATCCTAATGTAATATTGTTTATTGATGAGATTCATACGATTATAGGAGCCGGCGGAGCAAGCGGTTCTTTAGATGCTTCAAATATGCTTAAACCTGCATTGGCTCGCGGTGAGATTCAAACTATCGGTGCAACAACTTTAAACGAATATCGTCAACATATTGAAAAAGACGGAGCTTTGGAAAGGCGTTTTCAGAAAATAATGGTTAACCCTACAACAAGTGAGGAAACAAGAGAAATTCTTGAGAATATTAAAGACAAGTATGAAGATCATCATAATGTAACATACACAAGTAATGCTTTAGACTCATGCGTTAAACTTACTGACAGATATATCAGTGACAGACATCTTCCGGATAAGGCAATTGATGCTCTTGATGAAGCAGGTTCTCGTGTTCACATTATGAATTTAAAAGTTCCTGAAGATATTTCAGGTATTGAAAACAAAATCGAAGAACTAATTAAGAATAAGCAAACAGCTATTAACAATCAAGAATTTGAAAAAGCTGCATCTATCAGAGACAATGAAAGAATTTTATTGAATGAGCTTGAAAAAGCAAAAGATTTATGGTCTGAAAATTTATCTGAAAACAAAGAAACTGTAGATCAACCGGATATTGAAAAAGTAGTTGCAATGATGACCGGAATACCGGCAACAAGAATTGCAAAAGCAGAAAGTGTTCGATTACTCGAAATGAAATCTAAATTAAAAGAAAAAGTAATCGGGCAAGATGAAGCAGTAGAGAAAATAGTAAAAGCAATTCAAAGAAACCGAGCAGGATTGAAAGACCCCGGAAAACCCATAGGTTCATTTATTTTCTTAGGACCTACCGGAGTCGGAAAAACACATCTCGCAAAAAAATTATCTGAATTTTTGTTTGATACAGAAGAAGCATTAGTTCGTGTTGATATGAGCGAATATATGGAGAAATTCAGTGTTTCCAGATTGATAGGAGCACCTCCGGGATATGTCGGGCATGAAGAAGGCGGACAATTAACTGAAAAAATTAGGCGAAAACCATATTCAGTAATATTATTAGACGAAATTGAAAAAGCACACCCTGATGTTTTTCATATACTATTGCAAGTTTTTGATGACGGTCAATTAACAGACAGTTTGGGAAGAAGAGTTGATTTTAAAAATACGGTTGTTATAATGACATCAAACGTAGGAGCAAGAAAATTAGCAGACTTTGGTAAAGACATAGGTTTCGGCGGAAATGTAGATGATGAAGAACACAGTAAGAGTGTCATTACAAAGGCTTTAAAAAGAACTTTTGCTCCTGAATTTTTAAACAGAATTGATGATGTTGTTTTATTCAATACATTAAAGAAAGAGCATATATTTGAAATTATTGACATTGAACTTAAAGGTCTCTATAAAAGAGTAAGTGATTTGGGATATACACTTAACATCACTCCCGAAGCAAAAGAGTTTATTGCCGGTAAAGGTCTGGATATCAAATATGGTGCACGTCCTTTAAAAAGAGCAATTCAAAAATACTTAGAAAATGAAATGGCAGAAGTAATTATTGAAGCTTCTATTACAGAAGGTGATGAAATAAAAGTAGGAATAGACAAGAAAAAAGAAAAAATTAAAATTGATATTATCAATAATAAAAATGAAGAAAATAATAATGAAACAAGTAAAGAATAA
- a CDS encoding DUF5606 domain-containing protein: MDLSKILAITGKPGLYKHIAQSKTGIVVESVLDSKRSSAFASDQISTLNDISIFTTDEDIKLEDVLKKIFDKEGGKVTISDKSGTSELKKYFEEVLPEYDKDRVYISDIKKVIKWYNILAENNILEFDEDKSSEKIEKETDEKPEVNSDSNEEKDNK, from the coding sequence ATGGATTTAAGTAAAATATTAGCAATAACAGGAAAACCCGGGTTATACAAGCATATAGCTCAATCGAAAACAGGTATTGTTGTGGAATCAGTTTTAGACAGTAAAAGGTCAAGTGCGTTTGCTTCTGATCAAATAAGCACCTTAAATGATATATCAATATTCACAACAGATGAAGATATTAAATTGGAAGATGTATTAAAAAAGATATTTGATAAAGAAGGCGGTAAAGTTACAATTAGTGATAAATCCGGTACTTCTGAACTAAAAAAATACTTTGAAGAAGTTTTGCCTGAATACGACAAAGACAGAGTATATATTTCTGATATTAAAAAGGTTATAAAGTGGTATAACATTCTGGCAGAAAATAATATTTTAGAATTTGATGAAGACAAATCTTCTGAAAAAATTGAGAAAGAGACTGACGAAAAGCCGGAAGTAAACAGTGATTCAAATGAAGAAAAGGATAATAAATAA
- the coaE gene encoding dephospho-CoA kinase (Dephospho-CoA kinase (CoaE) performs the final step in coenzyme A biosynthesis.), with product MKIIGLTGGIGSGKTIICKIFNTLGIPVYNSDIESKLLMNNDVNIITELKNKFGDDIYNKKKLNREKLAKLIFNDNNNLNFVNTTVHPAVKLHFNKWTEKQNSEFVIKETAILFESGTYKDVNFIITVIAPENIRINRIIARDNLKKEDIQAILSNQISDNEKTDRSDFIINNDNIQLVLPQILNIYENLRKNLNNIQPKISDIKN from the coding sequence ATGAAAATCATTGGCTTAACAGGCGGAATAGGAAGCGGCAAAACAATTATCTGTAAAATATTTAATACATTAGGCATTCCTGTTTACAATTCTGATATTGAATCAAAATTATTGATGAATAATGATGTTAATATTATTACCGAATTAAAAAATAAATTTGGGGATGATATTTACAATAAAAAAAAACTTAACAGAGAAAAGCTGGCAAAATTAATATTCAATGACAATAATAATTTAAATTTTGTAAACACTACAGTACATCCCGCGGTTAAATTGCATTTCAATAAGTGGACAGAAAAGCAAAACTCTGAATTTGTTATTAAAGAAACTGCCATTCTCTTCGAGAGTGGTACATATAAAGATGTAAATTTTATAATAACTGTAATTGCACCTGAAAATATCAGAATTAATCGTATTATTGCAAGAGACAATTTAAAAAAGGAAGATATTCAAGCAATATTGTCAAATCAAATTAGTGATAATGAGAAAACTGACCGTTCAGATTTTATTATTAATAATGATAATATACAATTAGTACTTCCTCAAATACTAAATATTTATGAAAATTTAAGAAAGAACCTAAATAATATTCAGCCAAAAATTTCCGATATAAAAAATTAG